One genomic segment of Chelonia mydas isolate rCheMyd1 chromosome 1, rCheMyd1.pri.v2, whole genome shotgun sequence includes these proteins:
- the LOC102933481 gene encoding olfactory receptor 52R1, producing MSDSNTTHFTNPSTFILLGIPGLEAVHVWISIPFCTMYAIAILGNFTILFIVKREPSLHGPMYYFLCMLAVTDLVLSTTIFPKMLSIFWFNSREIDFSACLTQMYFIHCFSAMESGIFAAMALDRYVAICHPLRHSTILTNPIVAKIGLAMVLRCGMLTLPYPFLARQWPYCRTNIIPQHLCLHMAVVNLACADIRISSYYGLFVQFSVMGLDGIFIVVSYIQVLRAIFSLPTKDARLKTFGTCGSHLFVILAFYTPRLFISLLYRFGQNVALNFHVLFSNVYLFMPPMLNPIIYGVRTKQIWDRLLQLFTHEGA from the coding sequence atgtcagattccaacacaacccacttcaccaacccctccaccttcatcctgctgggcattcctggcctagaGGCAGTCCACGTCTGGATCTCCATTCCCTTCTGCACCATGTATGCAatagccatcttggggaacttcaccatcctgttcattgtgAAGAGAGAGCcaagcctccatgggcccatgtactatttcctctgcatgctggctgtcaccgACCTGGTCCTCTCTACGACCATCTTCCCCAAAATgttgagcatcttctggttcaattccagggagatcgatttcagtgcctgcctcacccagatgtacttcattcactgcttctcagCGATGGAGTCTGGGATCTTTGCGGCCATGGCTCtggatcgctacgtggccatctgccatcccctgagacattcgaCCATCCTGACAAACCCCATTGTGGCCAAGATTGGCCTGGCCATGGTGCTACGCTGCGGGATGCTCACACTGCCCTATCCCTTCCTGGCGAGGCaatggccatattgcagaaccaacatcatccctCAGCACTTATGCTTGCACATGGCCGTGGTGAATCTGGCCTGCGCCGACATCCGCATCAGTAGTTACTACGGACTCTTTGTGCAATTCAGTGTGATGGGTCTGGATGGGATTTTTATTGTTGTGTCCTATATCCAGGTCCttagggccatcttcagcctccccacaaaggatgcccggctcaagacttttgggacctgTGGCTCCCACCTCTTTGTCATTTTAGCCTTTTACACCCCACGTCTCTTCATCTCCCTCCTGTACCGGTTTGGCCAGAATGTGGCTCTGAATTTCCACGTTCTCTTTTCCAACGTTTACCTCTTCAtgccccccatgctaaaccccatcatctatggggtAAGGACCAAACAGATCTGGGACAGGCTGCTCCAGCTCTTTACTCATGAAGGGGCCTAA
- the LOC119565155 gene encoding olfactory receptor 52K1-like → MSDSNTTNFTNPSTFILLGIPGLEAAHVWISIPFCTMYAIAILGNFTILFIVKREPSLHGPMYYFLCMLAVTDLVLSTTIFPKMLSIFWFNSREINFSACLTQMYFIHCFSAMESGIFAAMALDRYVAICHPLRHSTILTNPIVAKIGLAMVLRCGMLALPYPFLARQWPYCRTNIIPQHLCLHMAVVNLACADIRVSSYYGLFVQFSVMGLDGIFIVVSYIQILRVIFSLPTKDARIKTFGTCGSHLFVILTFYTPRLFISLLYRFGQNVALNFHVLLSRVYLFMPPMLNPIIYGVRTKQIWDRLLQLFSHEGA, encoded by the coding sequence atgtcagattccaacacaaccaaCTTCACCAATCCCTCCACCTTCATTCTgttgggcattcctggcctggaggcggcccatgtctggatctccatccccttctgcaccatgtatgcaatagccatcttggggaacttcaccatcctgttcattgtgAAGAGAGAGCcaagcctccatgggcccatgtactatttcctctgcatgctggctgtcacaGACCTGGTCCTCTCTACGACCATCTTCCCAAAAATgttgagcatcttctggttcaattccagggagatcaatttcagtgcctgccttacccagatgtacttcattcactgcttctcagCGATGGAGTCTGGGATCTTTGCGGCCATGGCTCtggatcgctacgtggccatctgccatcccctgagacattctaCCATCCTGACAAACCCCATCGTGGCCAAGATTGGCCTGGCCATGGTGCTACGCTGTGGGATGCTCGCACTGCCCTATCCCTTCCTGGCGAGGCaatggccatattgcagaaccaacatcatccctCAGCACTTATGCTTGCACATGGCCGTGGTGAATCTGGCCTGCGCCGACATCCGCGTCAGTAGTTACTACGGACTCTTTGTGCAATTCAGTGTGATGGGTCTGGATGGGATTTTTATTGTTGTGTCCTATATCCAGATACTTAGGgtcatcttcagcctccccacaaaggatgctCGGAtcaagacttttgggacctgTGGCTCCCACCTCTTTGTCATTTTAACCTTTTACACCCCACGTCTCTTCATCTCCCTCCTGTACCGGTTTGGCCAGAATGTGGCTCTGAATTTCCACGTTCTCCTTTCCAGAGTTTACCTCTTCAtgccccccatgctaaaccccatcatctatggggtAAGGACCAAACAGATCTGGGACAGGCTGCTCCAGCTCTTTAGTCATGAAGGGGCCTAA